Below is a genomic region from Miscanthus floridulus cultivar M001 chromosome 1, ASM1932011v1, whole genome shotgun sequence.
ttttggcatacaggttctgctgaggagtataactccgaggagtttgacggttgagggattcgttcctacgctcgagtttggcgatcttatcttcaagctgttctgaatgaatgctacttttgattccgccaatgcggcgatataataatttatgtaattccgcactatttgtactctgatattatcgatgtatggatgtgatcatcgactagaatttgggtaatatgatctaccacagtCTTATTAcgctttgactctgtggatttcccatcgtggaaatcggggttgtttcaaagacattgctgacattgcgagcgaggatgagggcaacaacccatatgaccaagctacccgagaaggcaggcaagttgagatcgcccctgcgttagccagagctgtaagtgatacaactatttcaATCTCTGAGGTCTTTACTGTGATAGAGACTTAAATTattgtttttgttgcatagagcatggagataatgaggacagtggccgaccaaggaagggcattgatgattcctgtgggcgatcctaatgaggcctccatgttacgacagcacattcaggtagtcttctctcattcagttgatgttacatctttatatagttttgcgaccaaccccacttactaatagtgctttcaaaatgcagcgtgccatgcatcgcctacgaaaggtagctgcacgctttggatgtagacgttccccggatgtggcagtcccacaacagcttggtgctggaccttctactgcacatgttggagggacttcatcttcacatggtgcacatggtggcaggacttcttcttcacatggtgcagcaactactgcagagggtggtcaaggacatggtcattatgatgatgaagttgatgaaggatagggagagtactatgatcatgagtatgatgagattggcatgtctcagcttggagatgcaccccaaggaactcaaggcccctccggttctggacgtccacataggacgctcagaccagtggacaggtacactccaggtacctatccgtttgggaggggaaagcgttacgctcaccgtccacgttaaggtacaaggagcgataaaagatccaaagacttcatatgctttattttgtgcatggactatgtatgcattggaccttgtactatgtttggactatgtttgttgattgatgaagcatatgtatggactatgttggatgttgaatgtgttggactatgttggatgcttaatgtgttggaccttatgtatgtacggatgttgaatgaatgtgtttgtcggtgtggtcatgtgttatgtgaatgtgtggaacgtcgccatgtttcatgtttccagctattaagggcctccgtcgcaactcacaaggaagaaggggtgtcatcatccccatcctcCATGTTACGATCAACCTCTGTTGGATCCACGGTGACATGGCAAGCACGCAAAGGGGACGAAGCGGCTTAGGAGAGTCGGGGAGCTAGCGAGCTCAGGTCCGTTGTTGGCACAAGGTCATCGTCGGATGATTAGAGTAGTGGGAAATAGTGAAGCAAATCAAAGAAGAGGTATATTTTGGTGAACCCAAGGGCTCGGCGTTTAGTCATTTGATGCCGACCCCTGGTACATACTGGAAAACAATTCAccgaagcgccgaggtgcccaacctcggcgtttagtcatttcacaccgacccctggtacatactggaaacccttgcatcaaagcgccgaggtgcccaagctcggcgtgGGGTAAATTGACGCCGAGCCATGAACCTCGGTGTGTTACGACTAAGCGCCGAGGTTCGGCCCAAACCGGGCCACGGCCgttgccaaaccctagggttggcgtgggccgactcgacgccgagcctcagcccaactcgcaaacggccgagccaaaccctagggtcggcgtgggacgactcaacgccgagcctcagcaCACCTCACACACGgtcgagccaaaccctagggtcggcgtgggccgactcaacgccgagcctcagcccaacaaaacccaaaccatttggtatatgttgcgatcctatttgcatgattcaaatgaaaaatctttctcaacctcttcgactaacacgagttatactaataagagtagacaagttatatttatgtttgtatgtttgttcctgcaggaaaaaccgattgttggttcgatttcaatcccctatttttagagagactcaaatctttttttcagtttgggaatcaaccatagtacatgaaacttagaggtaggtaaactgcaatttatgaaataacggaggcacaacgattacactcacatcaaaagtaacaaatggcatgtcgcaaactaaacctagcatgccttaggggattgaaagaaacaagtgatacagacattgcaaagggtacacactcacataaaaactaacaagggcatgttgcaaactaaacctagcatgccttacgagattgaaaagaacaactcatacaagcattccacatttggattgactaacaaatgttggtcctaataatgctcccacatattgaactgagttgcgccttccccatagtatcctccagttgatggaggcggtggtggtggcggtggcggtggagaaggaggtccgtccttcttatggtacgggcactCGTAGTAtggattattgcatagtgcctcctctgcatcattgctgttgtcgtcgtccgacttgtcccagttaccacttccagggccatactctaggtcaaagatgcgtccctgtagatatgtgatgtactgttgatggggatagataggaggagggtcgacccatctagtgaagccatagttatctggacagcttgaatcctgaaaacccatctaccaataagtactagtagaaaccaaatgcaaatctaaaaaaaggagagagttcaaaggcaatacaaatcctcgcgggcatctgaagaaacgacggcctccaccaTCATAGTCGTTGTACATCTacacaacgcaatccaaaccgtggcggcattttggccaatcttcaatgcgcttctcgtatgatctaagaggtctctcacgggtgaagtcactcttcctctccaaaggaaattcctctattggttcttcaaaagaatcaggacccagagaaccctcccacacaatcggaggtcccttcctcaccccctttcctctccctccgccgaaaccctttccactcgaggaacctccgctcgacatttgctaaaactaagccagaaaacaagttgtgtggatgtggagcaagacatggagcactatatatagagatgaaggcaggttcaccatgaatgctacttgacaaaaaacatgtgtgcgtactcatttattgaatctgcaaaggctagatgcttcatctgaaaagcctacaaccatgactggtcatttcatctgaaaaggctacacctgtgttttgtcactccatctaaatgcagtacatcactctgatattaattcattgcgtatacggatacaacagtaaatgaatctaggctttttagtgagttttcaaatagacttgtagtcctttcagtgactgcaacagtacctgtagccctttcagtgactgcaacaacacaagtagtcttttcagtgatacaaacagtaccactacagtcttaggatagttaacgaagcacagggcataagaccatctgaaataaaatcatagtgcattacaacataataaaaaaagtccagggaataagttcatctgaaataaaagcagagtgcattacaacatagtaaaaaaagtccagggctacacgacatcgctcgtgaatgaaccaaatacctactgagtgcaacaaggccactttcccttcctctcggcatcgggattctcctccatcgctgccttcgctcggcgcacacgctcaagcttcttctccctctccgccctgtacgcagcaacacgcctcctttcctcctcttccttatgctccttttctatagcctccagtctacgtctctgctcaaacctctccttaacctccgcatcccactccttcaggccttctagacgctgcttgtccgacaccttgatctcagtgtcaatccactgctcaaagtcacacagtggtggaacggtctgcaagaaaaacaaattgttacaaaacaaataaataagcaatacttaatatcacaagaaaattaattaacacaataaaaattcctcacaaacgatgcacggcgctgttgctttgtaggttcccatgcataattggaacacatccagtacctctgcctatatgtttcctcatcttcagagatgtctaccttgcaaggatcaccacaaaagcacattggttgaggaacaccttcagggagaggctttaggtcgtagggatttgccctctggcgaccatagctacaattgaaagaatttagtcatattaacggagaaccaaacctaaacctagggttttctatttgttgcacagataatgaataaacattgggattaccttggaatacgagctttaccacgccttggcatcctaacattacgtagaaaaaaaatcaatccaaagtaccttaCAACGAATGTAAAGGTACTAACACTAcatcaccatacctcccaaataagcttttcattacaaaccctaaacaaatttgaatcccaacaaaattgaaagaggggaaagaggagtaccttggcaaaacgccttggtcataacaaattgaaatgtaatgaccaacaaataaataaaatacatagtaaccctaatgaccaacaaataactaaccctaatgacacctacaataaacaaataaccataatgaccaaaataactagaaaccaaagcacggtaacatgttcatcacataaaacagttaaacaacaatgcactcaatgatcctaagccatacattttgcaaatgcaaacacaaatatatcaaatcaccaaacaaccatgattccaaatgattagggacaatgtaagcacatctacgcggatagaatggaggaggggagggaccattacctcgagaaaGCTTTGGGAGACAAGATCCGGGCACCGAGGGTTGATTTTGGAggttagagtttcgtgggggccgtgggggatttgggagccgtgggggaatggaggaggggagggaagaagaagaagggggcctcggcttaaagggtccagacctcggcgttgagtcgggtcacgccgaggtctggagtctcggcgttaagtgacccaacgccgagctgctgggccaccgtgctttgttgggccgcctgggccgcgctccggatggggccagagctcggcgctcagtccgaccgcgccgaggttgggtaCTTGAcgtcggctgacacgacgccgacgtctcggacccacgcgccaacgtgtcgacgacgaccccggtcttccgtgacgtggcagtacctcggcgtcgagtgacacgacgccgagcctcatatctcggcgtcatgtgctaagacgcctaaaaatggtctattttcagaaaatgttttggcgttggtatttttctaaaaattgttttcaaaagagaccaaaatacgaaaatttcactCGCATGGTATATGGCAACATGGCATGCATGTATAACGACGATCACTACCTACGACAAGGTTAATTGGCAGATCGACACATGCATGAGTGCTCTttaagttctcttcttcttcttcttttcaattAATTAATGGGAGTGAGACAACAGTGCGTGTTCATGGATCTATCTATCGGTAAAGGAAATTAAAGCAGATATTCTGTGACGACTGAGATCTTGACTTCACTTCACATATGCTGCGTACCATGCAGAAAGGTTGTTCGAGTCCTTCCCTGTCCTTATGCGCTTTATATGAGTAAGGTTTTTACCGAGCTGCCATCCGGCAGTGTAGTAGTTTTTTACCAAGCTGCCATCCGGCGGTGTTTCGTGAGATTCCCAGCTGCTATATACGTATACATACTACTTCTATACTACTTCTATTTTATTGTAAGGTGCTTTTCTAGGTATGTAAGAGTAGATTCTATCACATACCTAGATATATTATGTTTTCTATAGGTATATAAAGATTCTGTTGTATACCTagatatatatattatgtctaaatacattagatacatagtaaaagccaTGTattgaaaagccaaaacgacttacaatttagaacggaACAAGTATATAGTTCCACGTAAGTCTTGATGATATGTATTTTTAGAGCTGCGCAAGATGTAGATCTAAGTTGCGCCAAAAAAAAATGTAGATCTAAGGAAAATAAGTTAGAAGAGGTTTCTCTCATTATCTTCCGTTTTAGCCTCTTCTTCAAGCTTTCATAGGTACAGATTTATAGGGGGCTTAAGAGGGGCTCCATGCTCTAAGTAAGAGCAGCGGGGGCTTAAGCCTACTCTGACCCAGTACTAGATCCACCCATGTGATGGTGCAGTGCTCTTGTAGCACCGTAAAAAAACTCTCGTTTAGGCCTTTTTACTGCTAACTGGTATCAAATGGCTAAAATATATATAATACATGGGAGGGTAGTAACATTATTATTGTTTAAGTTTTTTTTAACCTAGTTTATTTGCCATGGTAAACATAATTCGTATGCGCGAGGTGAACAGAATTTTACGTACAGTTTGTAGCTTTAATTTTGATGCTGTCTCGGTTTGGAAATTGGAAATTGTATGCACGAGGTAATTAAACTCAAATGTTTCTTTCACCCCTCTTCAccatcttctccaactccggcgacCTACGTAATCTTCTCAAATGGGCTAGGGTTTGGGATTTGGGGTTCATAGTTTTATAGATTTGAGGATGGAAGGTCGCCACATGGCGGAGATCATCAGTGCGCAGGAACTGAAAACAAGGCGCCGGGTGATCAATGGGAAGGGTTGGATGCGCATGCGCTGCTCCAGCTCACTCCAACTATTTGGCGTGCATGGCAGTGCATCCGTTGGTGTGAGCCACCAAAGACAGGTGAAGCCGTGAAGGATATGGGTCGGGGGCGAGAGGTTGGTGATGGAGAAAAGCATGCTAGCTGCTAGGGATGAAAAACATCAATGAAGACGAATCCATAACCATTGAGTGTACAGTACGTATGTAGCAAGATCTATGAATGAGGGGGTGATTGATGAAAAAGACCTCTCTAATAAACTCGTATAACCACATTTTTTGAGCTTTGATGTTTCGAAATCTTATAAATTACATTTTCGTACCACTAAAGCTATATCCAAGGAGGTACTAATTTTGGTACTTTTACTGCACCTCCAAGACGGTAATGTTATCACCCTCCAAGACGGTAATGTTACTTGGCGTCCTTGATCGTTTGATTCTACATTATATTCCTACTGAAATTACCAAAGCAAGTATATTCCTTATTGTTACCACATTAGTGCAAGCTACTTCaaaccattcatcatgttatgGTGATGGACAACTAAAACATTAACACATGAACTGATTTAAGTTACCAACTGACATGATGAACTTTGCATGAACCAGTTTTTTGACACCACAAATTAACCCAACAAACTAAACAAAAAGAATCTCTACCATGGATGCATATCCTGCGACAGTAGTCTAGACCTGTCAGATTCAGGACGACGATCAGAAAGTTCAGAATGAAAGCAACCCAGCGAGCTATAGCTAGTCACATGCATGCAGAAGCGCATCGGAGAAGGGCCAGGCGTCTCGGACTCGCCGCAACACACGCGCTGACGGTCCTCGAGCTGCGAGACGAGAGCATCGCCACGCCCACGCATCAGCGCTCTGGCAGGCGCAGGATGatctcgatctggtcgaagcccACTCGATGGCCCGCCGCGTGCGCGGATCggagcagcagctagctagcatcCTGCTCCAGCAGCTGCATGCACACGGCGCGCGGCATCATCATGAGAGACGAGACCGGTCCCCCTAGCTCTCTGCTTGACGATGATCTCGTCTCACTTGGGCGCCGCGGGGCCGCCGCCCTTGTCCTTGTGCTTGGCGGCGGCGAGCGCCAGCATGGACCCGGCGAGCTGGTTCACCGCGGCGGCCAGCCCGGCCACGCACTGCTCGCCGGCCTCGCGACGCGCTTGCCGCGCGCGGCCGCGCCGCTCCTCCACGGCCATCACCTCCCGGTGCCGCCGCTCCTCCGCGGCCTCCCGGCTCTCCAGCGCCTCCGACAGGATCGCCGCGCACCGTCCGATCGCGCCGCTCAGGACGTTGTAGTCGTCGTCGGAGTACTCAGCCTCATCGGAgctctcgtcgtcgtcgtcctcctcctcctcctcctcgcggtgGCGTCCTTGTTCCTGACGGTGGCCGTGCGTTCCGGGCGCTGACGGCATGCTGCTCGCTGGCCGTAGCTCGTCCAGTGACGGccgcctcctcttcctctccgGCGACTCGGGGCTGGAATGCCCGTGCGTCTCTTGTTCTTGATCATATGGAGAAACAGAAAAACAAATCATATCTATGCAATGTCATCGTGGACCACAGAAATGGCGCCCAAGAAACAGAATTCAGACAGTGATGACCAACGAGTACCTAGAGGCAGCAGAGGTCGTGGCAGCACTTGAGCGAGCGGGGAAGCTTGCATGGGGACGTCGAGTAGGCTGGAAGAAGACGCCGCCGCCGTGAACGCACCGCCGGGTCCGCCACTGCCGCCGCAGCCCATGCTCATCCTCCTCTCGATGACCTCGCCCATGGCGTCGTATATCTCGCGGAGGAGGTTGCTCGGGAGGCCCCTATCCTTCCTCTCCGCCCTGCCCATCGCCCAGTAGCTGGGCGCTCTGCCGGCACCGGCTCCACCGACGCTTAGCTCGTACGCGCGCACCTTCTTGTAGTCCCGCATGAGGTTGTCCCAGCGGTCGTTGCACTGGTTCTGGCTGCGCCGGCAGCCAGCCCGCCAGCAGTAGTCCTCGACCCAGCGCCACCGCGCCAGGCTCTGGTCCCCCGGGTGCCGCTCCTCGTGAACCTTCCGCTTGGCCTCGATCAGCAGCATCGTCTCCGGCAGCGTCCAGTTCCCCCTCCGGTAGTAGTCCCTCGCCACAGTCAGGGCACCGGCGCCGACCACGACGTTCCTGGCCTGCTCGTCGTCTCGCGCTTGGCCGACCAGGCCACGAGTGCCGCCCATGGTGTCGTCCATGGCTGCTGCTGGTGCTAGCTCTGATCTAGGTGCTGAGATCGATCGATCAGCTCGCTATTTGTAGTGGGAAATGGCCAACTGGGAAAGTGGGAAGGCAGACATGGTGAGAGATCGATAGATCAGTGCATTatttgatggtgatgccatgttaGGATCTCAGCTCACAAGAGGAGAGGAGGGGAGCCATGGACGGAGCTCCTAGGCTAGCTAGCTAGGCGGCCATTGTTGTTAGCTCCTAGATACTCCGTAGCTAGGTGGTGCCATTGTTGGTGGA
It encodes:
- the LOC136473553 gene encoding uncharacterized protein isoform X1 — its product is MDDTMGGTRGLVGQARDDEQARNVVVGAGALTVARDYYRRGNWTLPETMLLIEAKRKVHEERHPGDQSLARWRWVEDYCWRAGCRRSQNQCNDRWDNLMRDYKKVRAYELSVGGAGAGRAPSYWAMGRAERKDRGLPSNLLREIYDAMGEVIERRMSMGCGGSGGPGGAFTAAASSSSLLDVPMQASPLAQVLPRPLLPLDMICFSVSPYDQEQETHGHSSPESPERKRRRPSLDELRPASSMPSAPGTHGHRQEQGRHREEEEEEDDDDESSDEAEYSDDDYNVLSGAIGRCAAILSEALESREAAEERRHREVMAVEERRGRARQARREAGEQCVAGLAAAVNQLAGSMLALAAAKHKDKGGGPAAPK
- the LOC136473553 gene encoding trihelix transcription factor ASR3-like isoform X2, translated to MDDTMGGTRGLVGQARDDEQARNVVVGAGALTVARDYYRRGNWTLPETMLLIEAKRKVHEERHPGDQSLARWRWVEDYCWRAGCRRSQNQCNDRWDNLMRDYKKVRAYELSVGGAGAGRAPSYWAMGRAERKDRGLPSNLLREIYDAMGEVIERRMSMGCGGSGGPGGAFTAAASSSSLLDVPMQASPLAQVLPRPLLPLEQETHGHSSPESPERKRRRPSLDELRPASSMPSAPGTHGHRQEQGRHREEEEEEDDDDESSDEAEYSDDDYNVLSGAIGRCAAILSEALESREAAEERRHREVMAVEERRGRARQARREAGEQCVAGLAAAVNQLAGSMLALAAAKHKDKGGGPAAPK